The Takifugu rubripes chromosome 7, fTakRub1.2, whole genome shotgun sequence genome has a segment encoding these proteins:
- the alg2 gene encoding alpha-1,3/1,6-mannosyltransferase ALG2 isoform X1: MYWNSRRMVRVVFIHPDLGIGGAERLVVDAAVALKSKGCSVQIWTAHYDPAHCFSETLDPDLPVVCAGDWLPTSVFGYLHALCAYLRMIYVAFYLVFLSGVEYDVIFCDQVSACIPILRLSRRRKKVLFYCHFPDQLLTQRKSALKKLYRAPIDWVEERTTGMADMILVNSQFTAGIFRETFGGLTGVQTDVLYPSLNTGNFDQSSTEAHGVHGLLPEGTSCYFLSLNRYERKKDLGLALEALAVLKSRLPPGQGTGVHLVVAGGYDERVTENVQHFIELKELGEQLRLGGCVTFLRSPSDSLKVALLRGSAAVLYTPSREHFGIVPVEAMYCCCPVVAVNSGGPLESVADGETGFLCEPTAEAFSKAMERLVREPQLRRDMGQAGRRRVQDKFSLQAFSDQLYGYILRLSQ, translated from the exons ATGTATTGGAACAGCCGTAGGATGGTACGGGTGGTGTTCATCCATCCAGACCTCGGCATCGGGGGAGCCGAGCGACTGGTGGTCGATGCAGCCGTCGCTCTGAAATCCAAAGGATGCAGCGTTCAGATCTGGACAGCCCATTACGACCCTGCTCATTGCTTCTCTGAGACTCTGGACCCAGATCTCCCTGTG GTTTGTGCGGGTGACTGGTTACCCACTAGTGTGTTTGGCTACCTCCATGCGCTGTGTGCCTACCTGAGGATGATCTATGTAGCTTTCTACCTGGTCTTCCTCAGCGGGGTAGAGTACGATGTCATCTTCTGTGATCAG GTGTCGGCGTGTATCCCCATTCTGCGACTGTCCCGCCGGAGGAAGAAGGTGTTGTTCTATTGTCACTTCCCAGACCAGCTGCTGACCCAGAGGAAGTCGGCCCTGAAGAAGCTTTACCGGGCTCCCATAGACTGGGTGGAGGAACGCACCACTGGCATGGCTGATATG ATTCTGGTCAACAGCCAGTTTACTGCAGGCATCTTCAGAGAGACCTTTGGTGGTCTAACGGGTGTCCAGACGGATGTCCTCTATCCCTCCCTCAACACGGGTAACTTCGACCAGTCGTCCACTGAGGCACACGGCGTGCACGGGCTGCTCCCCGAGGGCACCTCCTGCTACTTCCTTTCTCTGAATCGGTATGAAAGGAAGAAGGACCTGGGCCTGGCTCTGGAGGCACTTGCTGTTCTTAAAAGCCGCCTTCCCCCGGGGCAAGGGACAGGCGTTCACCTGGTGGTGGCGGGCGGCTACGACGAGCGGGTGACTGAGAACGTTCAGCATTTTATCGAGCTCAAAGAACTAGGAGAGCAGCTTCGCCTGGGCGGCTGTGTCACTTTCCTTCGCTCGCCTTCTGATTCGCTGAAGGTGGCGCTGCTGCGGGGCAGCGCGGCTGTGCTGTACACCCCCAGCAGGGAGCATTTCGGGATCGTCCCCGTCGAGGCCATGTACTGCTGCTGCCCCGTGGTAGCGGTGAACTCCGGGGGGCCTTTGGAAAGCGTGGCTGACGGCGAGACGGGCTTCCTGTGCGAGCCCACCGCTGAGGCCTTCTCCAAGGCCATGGAGAGGCTCGTGAGGGAGCCGCAGCTCCGCAGGGACATGGGACAAGCTGGCAGGAGGAGGGTGCAAGACAAATTCTCCCTGCAGGCCTTTTCAGACCAGCTGTATGGATACATCCTCAGACTGAGTCAGTGA
- the alg2 gene encoding alpha-1,3/1,6-mannosyltransferase ALG2 isoform X2: MVRVVFIHPDLGIGGAERLVVDAAVALKSKGCSVQIWTAHYDPAHCFSETLDPDLPVVCAGDWLPTSVFGYLHALCAYLRMIYVAFYLVFLSGVEYDVIFCDQVSACIPILRLSRRRKKVLFYCHFPDQLLTQRKSALKKLYRAPIDWVEERTTGMADMILVNSQFTAGIFRETFGGLTGVQTDVLYPSLNTGNFDQSSTEAHGVHGLLPEGTSCYFLSLNRYERKKDLGLALEALAVLKSRLPPGQGTGVHLVVAGGYDERVTENVQHFIELKELGEQLRLGGCVTFLRSPSDSLKVALLRGSAAVLYTPSREHFGIVPVEAMYCCCPVVAVNSGGPLESVADGETGFLCEPTAEAFSKAMERLVREPQLRRDMGQAGRRRVQDKFSLQAFSDQLYGYILRLSQ, translated from the exons ATGGTACGGGTGGTGTTCATCCATCCAGACCTCGGCATCGGGGGAGCCGAGCGACTGGTGGTCGATGCAGCCGTCGCTCTGAAATCCAAAGGATGCAGCGTTCAGATCTGGACAGCCCATTACGACCCTGCTCATTGCTTCTCTGAGACTCTGGACCCAGATCTCCCTGTG GTTTGTGCGGGTGACTGGTTACCCACTAGTGTGTTTGGCTACCTCCATGCGCTGTGTGCCTACCTGAGGATGATCTATGTAGCTTTCTACCTGGTCTTCCTCAGCGGGGTAGAGTACGATGTCATCTTCTGTGATCAG GTGTCGGCGTGTATCCCCATTCTGCGACTGTCCCGCCGGAGGAAGAAGGTGTTGTTCTATTGTCACTTCCCAGACCAGCTGCTGACCCAGAGGAAGTCGGCCCTGAAGAAGCTTTACCGGGCTCCCATAGACTGGGTGGAGGAACGCACCACTGGCATGGCTGATATG ATTCTGGTCAACAGCCAGTTTACTGCAGGCATCTTCAGAGAGACCTTTGGTGGTCTAACGGGTGTCCAGACGGATGTCCTCTATCCCTCCCTCAACACGGGTAACTTCGACCAGTCGTCCACTGAGGCACACGGCGTGCACGGGCTGCTCCCCGAGGGCACCTCCTGCTACTTCCTTTCTCTGAATCGGTATGAAAGGAAGAAGGACCTGGGCCTGGCTCTGGAGGCACTTGCTGTTCTTAAAAGCCGCCTTCCCCCGGGGCAAGGGACAGGCGTTCACCTGGTGGTGGCGGGCGGCTACGACGAGCGGGTGACTGAGAACGTTCAGCATTTTATCGAGCTCAAAGAACTAGGAGAGCAGCTTCGCCTGGGCGGCTGTGTCACTTTCCTTCGCTCGCCTTCTGATTCGCTGAAGGTGGCGCTGCTGCGGGGCAGCGCGGCTGTGCTGTACACCCCCAGCAGGGAGCATTTCGGGATCGTCCCCGTCGAGGCCATGTACTGCTGCTGCCCCGTGGTAGCGGTGAACTCCGGGGGGCCTTTGGAAAGCGTGGCTGACGGCGAGACGGGCTTCCTGTGCGAGCCCACCGCTGAGGCCTTCTCCAAGGCCATGGAGAGGCTCGTGAGGGAGCCGCAGCTCCGCAGGGACATGGGACAAGCTGGCAGGAGGAGGGTGCAAGACAAATTCTCCCTGCAGGCCTTTTCAGACCAGCTGTATGGATACATCCTCAGACTGAGTCAGTGA
- the sec61b gene encoding protein transport protein Sec61 subunit beta: MPGPAASATNVGASSRSPSKTVAPRAAGSTVRQRKATSSGTRSGSRSTGSAGTGGMWRFYTEDSPGLKVGPVPVLVMSLLFIASVFMLHIWGKYTRS; this comes from the exons ATG CCTGGACCAGCAGCAAGTGCAACAAATGTAGGGGCGTCCAGCCGTTCCCCCAGTAAGACCGTGGCTCCTCGTGCAGCGGGCTCCACAGTCAGACAAAG GAAAGCCACCAGCAGCGGAACACGCAGCGGCAGCAGGAGCACAGGATCTGCGGGCACGGGCGGCATGTGGCGCTTCTACACAGAAGACTCCCCTGGCCTCAAAGT TGGGCCGGTACCAGTGCTGGTGATGAGTCTGCTCTTCATCGCGTCAGTCTTCATGCTGCACATCTGGGGGAAGTACACCCGCTCTTAA